From Ictidomys tridecemlineatus isolate mIctTri1 chromosome 2, mIctTri1.hap1, whole genome shotgun sequence, the proteins below share one genomic window:
- the Rnf133 gene encoding E3 ubiquitin-protein ligase RNF133, whose amino-acid sequence MTLLKIGPWHNNTASSWLVKFSFFWLFSQNCCGASAVWTAFMNISFHVGNRVLSELGETGVFGRSSALKRVTGVIVPPEGKTQNACNPNTSFSRSQNSEPWLALIERGGCTFTQKIKVATEKGASGVIIYNFPGTGNQVFPMSHQAFEDTIVVMIGNLKGTEILHLIQKGFHVTAMVAVGRKHIIWMNHYFVSFMIVTTATLAYFIFYHIRRLWVARIQHRRWQRLTTDLKKAFGQLQLRVLKEGDEELNPNGDSCVVCFEPYKPNDTIRILTCKHFFHKNCIDPWILAHGTCPMCKCDILKALGIHVDIEDGTESLQVLMSNEIPETLSPRDEETNHEPPPARTSEKVTHVEEYPASPNNASQPNLVLETVHPSP is encoded by the coding sequence ATGACTCTCCTCAAGATTGGCCCTTGGCACAACAACACTGCATCTTCCTGGCTTgtgaaattcagttttttttgGCTGTTTAGTCAGAACTGCTGCGGAGCAAGTGCAGTGTGGACCGCTTTTATGAACATATCATTTCATGTTGGGAATCGCGTGTTGTCAGAGTTGGGGGAGACTGGAGTATTTGGAAGAAGTTCCGCTTTGAAGAGAGTGACAGGAGTTATAGTGCCACCAGAGGGAAAAACTCAAAATGCATGCAATCCCAATACCAGTTTTAGCAGATCACAGAACTCGGAGCCGTGGCTGGCACTCATTGAACGGGGCGGTTGTACCTTCACACAGAAAATTAAGGTGGCAACTGAGAAGGGAGCCAGTGGAGTGATCATCTATAACTTTCCGGGAACTGGCAATCAGGTTTTCCCCATGTCTCATCAGGCATTTGAAGACACCATTGTAGTGATGATTGGTAACTTAAAAGGCACagaaattttgcatttaattCAGAAGGGATTTCATGTTACAGCCATGGTTGCGGTGGGGAGAAAACACATCATCTGGATGAATCACTACTTTGTCTCCTTTATGATCGTCACAACCGCGACTTTAGCATATTTCATCTTTTATCACATAAGAAGACTTTGGGTAGCAAGGATTCAGCACAGGAGATGGCAGCGATTAACAACAGACCTCAAGAAAGCTTTTGGCCAACTCCAACTTAGGGTATTAAAAGAGGGGGATGAGGAATTAAATCCAAATGGAGATAGCTGTGTAGTTTGTTTTGAACCCTATAAGCCTAATGATACGATTCGTATTCTGACTTGTAAACACTTTTTCCACAAGAATTGCATTGACCCCTGGATTCTAGCCCATGGCACGTGCCCCATGTGCAAATGTGACATTCTTAAAGCTTTGGGAATTCATGTGGATATTGAAGATGGAACAGAATCTTTGCAAGTTCTAATGTCAAACGAAATACCAGAAACCCTATCACCTAGGGACGAGGAGACAAATCATGAGCCTCCTCCTGCAAGAACATCAGAAAAAGTGACCCATGTGGAGGAGTACCCTGCTTCTCCAAATAATGCCAGCCAGCCTAATTTAGTACTAGAAACTGTACATCCCTCGCCTTGA